In Calypte anna isolate BGI_N300 chromosome Z, bCalAnn1_v1.p, whole genome shotgun sequence, the following are encoded in one genomic region:
- the LOC103530311 gene encoding tetraspanin-3, translating into MLVVRGFRLVGLSRMRRIRVVVMVPPPFWCHSYPWLRPFAQSLLRFLGFIFSGSAALLAFGGIFVILMYMSYRYLFRESVLAVLGSLAVVVGLTLLPTGVLAISISAKSSHYKQGVLMYLVLVLLCLEVSSGVMAQLYSVQMTSELKRTMDHLVSQYYGTHTQAPGNSPMDAVQRKLRCCGVQNYTDWLKATAASWHLLNEKPRVPESCCKEIYSHCEGDLGHLEQLFQEGCLKKLEDWLWVVMFCMFWCSIVVSVLGMLAGFCNGILMQILSHRLQILDSFTFT; encoded by the coding sequence ATGCTGGTAGTGAGAGGCTTTAGGTTAGTAGGATTGAGCAGAATGAGGAGAATTAGAGTGGTGGTTATGGTGCCACCACCCTTTTGGTGCCATTCTTACCCTTGGCTCAGGCCATTTGCTCAATCTCTGCTGAGGTTCCTAGGCTTCATCTTCTCAGGCAGTGCTGCACTTCTGGCCTTTGGTGGAATCTTTGTGATCCTGATGTACATGAGCTACAGATATTTATTTCGAGAATCTGTCTTGGCTGTCCTTGGCTCTCTGGCTGTTGTAGTTGGACTTACTTTGCTACCTACTGGAGTCTTGGCTATCTCCATTTCTGCTAAGAGCTCCCACTATAAGCAAGGGGTTCTCATGTACTTGGTTCTGGTCCTTCTTTGCCTAGAAGTATCTTCTGGAGTTATGGCACAGCTCTACTCTGTTCAGATGACTTCTGAGCTGAAAAGAACTATGGATCACCTTGTCTCTCAGTACTATGGGACACACACCCAGGCTCCTGGAAACAGCCCCATGGATGCAGTACAGAGGAAGCTGCGGTGCTGTGGGGTCCAAAACTACACAGACTGGCTAAAGGCAACAGCTGCTTCTTGGCATCTTCTGAATGAAAAACCTCGTGTCCCTGAAAGCTGCTGTAAGGAGATATATTCTCACTGTGAGGGAGACTTAGGCCACCTggaacagctttttcaggaagGCTGTCTAAAGAAGCTAGAAGACTGGTTGTGGGTTGTCATGTTCTGTATGTTTTGGTGTTCTATTGTGGTAAGTGTTTTGGGGATGTTGGCTGGTTTTTGCAATGGCATTCTCATGCAGATACTTTCCCACCGACTCCAAATTCTGGACTCATTTACCTTCACATGA